A single region of the Alteriqipengyuania flavescens genome encodes:
- a CDS encoding potassium channel family protein encodes MSADKREPVLVIGLGRFGSAVAGSLERMGHEVLGVDCDPALVQENAGALTQVLEADATDMATLEKLGAATFRSAVVGIGTDIEASVLTVLALSDLGVQSIWAKATNDKHGRILERTGAHHVVFPEQRMGERVAHLLNERLKDFIAFGDEFAIARLAAPATIVGLPLVTSECRSRFGVTVVGVKRAGEDFLHATPDTLILPDDELVVSGRIADIEGFARCGG; translated from the coding sequence TTGTCGGCTGACAAGCGCGAACCCGTCCTCGTCATCGGCCTCGGCCGCTTCGGCAGCGCCGTGGCCGGATCGCTGGAGCGGATGGGGCACGAGGTGCTGGGGGTCGATTGCGATCCCGCGCTGGTGCAGGAAAACGCAGGCGCGCTGACGCAGGTGCTGGAGGCGGATGCCACCGACATGGCCACGCTGGAGAAGCTGGGCGCGGCCACCTTCCGCTCCGCCGTGGTGGGCATCGGCACCGATATCGAAGCGAGCGTGCTGACCGTGCTCGCCCTGTCCGATCTCGGCGTGCAGTCGATCTGGGCGAAGGCCACGAACGACAAGCACGGCCGCATCCTGGAGCGGACCGGCGCGCACCACGTCGTCTTCCCCGAACAGCGGATGGGCGAGCGGGTGGCGCATCTGCTGAACGAGCGGCTGAAGGATTTCATCGCGTTCGGCGACGAATTCGCGATTGCGCGGCTGGCGGCGCCCGCCACCATCGTCGGCCTGCCGCTGGTGACGAGCGAATGCCGCAGCCGGTTCGGCGTGACGGTGGTCGGCGTGAAGCGGGCGGGGGAAGACTTCCTCCACGCGACGCCCGACACGCTGATCCTGCCGGACGACGAGTTGGTCGTATCGGGCCGCATCGCCGATATCGAAGGCTTCGCCCGCTGCGGCGGCTGA
- a CDS encoding TrkH family potassium uptake protein, whose protein sequence is MRFLRNPVRLIPLLFMTAIAIGTLLLWLPIATADGTQAALSTAFFTSTSAVAVTGLIVVDTATYWSPFGKGVILLLFQVGGFGIMTAATLFGLIAGRGFGLRDRMATQVERDRLEVGDARSVLKLVLTITLVAEAVIAAILTARFALAYDMPFAQALWHGVFHSVSAFNNAGFSSFSDSVMSYQSDAAILVPIMLAVIITALGFPVMQDIRAHGLAWRRYSLHSKITVAGTIALLLVGFAGMLAMEWSNEATLAPMSTGAKLLNAAFHAVMPRTAGFNSLDVGAFHQETYILNYGLMFIGGGSAGTAGGIKVTTFAVLAAAVASEIRRERDTAMFGRRIEQRVERQALAIAVMAVLLVTAASIFILATTPLRIYEVLFETISAFATVGLSTGITADLPVSSQVVLCILMFVGRVGTITVATALATGSSERPYRFPKENPIVG, encoded by the coding sequence ATGCGGTTCTTGCGCAACCCGGTCAGGCTGATTCCTTTGCTGTTCATGACGGCGATCGCGATCGGCACGCTGCTGCTGTGGCTGCCCATCGCGACGGCGGACGGGACGCAGGCCGCGCTGTCGACGGCCTTCTTCACCTCCACTTCCGCAGTAGCCGTGACCGGGCTGATCGTGGTCGATACCGCCACGTACTGGTCCCCCTTCGGCAAGGGCGTGATCCTGCTGCTGTTCCAGGTGGGCGGGTTCGGGATCATGACCGCGGCGACACTGTTCGGCCTGATCGCGGGGCGCGGCTTCGGCCTGCGCGACCGGATGGCGACGCAGGTGGAACGAGACCGGCTGGAAGTGGGCGATGCGCGGTCGGTGCTGAAGCTGGTGCTGACCATCACCCTGGTCGCGGAAGCCGTGATCGCCGCCATCCTGACAGCCCGCTTCGCGCTCGCTTACGACATGCCGTTCGCACAGGCGCTGTGGCACGGCGTGTTCCACTCGGTCAGCGCATTCAACAACGCGGGATTTTCCAGCTTTTCCGACAGCGTGATGTCCTACCAGTCGGACGCCGCGATCCTTGTCCCCATCATGCTGGCCGTCATCATCACGGCGCTGGGTTTCCCGGTGATGCAGGACATCCGCGCCCACGGCCTCGCCTGGCGGCGCTATTCGCTGCACAGCAAGATCACCGTGGCGGGGACCATCGCGCTCCTCCTCGTCGGATTTGCGGGCATGTTGGCCATGGAATGGTCGAACGAGGCAACTTTGGCCCCGATGTCGACCGGCGCCAAGCTGCTGAATGCCGCCTTCCATGCGGTCATGCCGCGTACGGCAGGCTTCAACAGCCTCGACGTGGGCGCTTTCCACCAGGAAACCTATATCCTGAACTACGGCCTGATGTTTATCGGCGGCGGCAGTGCGGGGACTGCCGGCGGCATCAAAGTCACGACCTTTGCCGTGCTGGCCGCTGCCGTGGCGTCGGAAATCCGGCGGGAGCGCGACACCGCGATGTTCGGGCGCCGGATCGAACAGCGCGTCGAGCGGCAGGCGCTGGCCATCGCCGTCATGGCCGTCTTGCTGGTCACGGCGGCGAGCATTTTCATCCTCGCGACGACGCCCTTGCGGATATACGAGGTGCTGTTCGAGACGATTTCCGCCTTTGCGACGGTCGGTCTTTCGACCGGGATCACCGCCGACTTGCCGGTTTCCTCGCAAGTCGTCCTGTGCATTTTGATGTTCGTCGGCCGCGTCGGGACCATTACGGTGGCGACGGCGTTGGCTACAGGCTCGTCCGAACGGCCCTATCGTTTCCCGAAGGAGAACCCCATTGTCGGCTGA
- the hemF gene encoding oxygen-dependent coproporphyrinogen oxidase has protein sequence MTDTDNWTQTARTWFETLRDRICGEFETIEREAGSDASFDYAEWAREEEGNDNPGGGVRGVMKGKVFEKVGVNVSTVHGNFSPEFAGQVNGASADNPGFTATGISLVAHMANPHVPAVHMNTRFLTTGKSWFGGGADLNPPIPYAEDTEAFHARLRAACAAHNPTYYERFRKWADDYFYIPHRGVHRGVGGIFYDHLECDDAAAFERNLAFTKDVGEAFLDIYPQLVRGRMAASFDEADKRRQLEWRGRYAEFNLVYDRGTLFGLKTGGNIDAILMSLPPEASWN, from the coding sequence ATGACCGATACCGACAACTGGACGCAAACCGCGCGCACGTGGTTCGAAACCCTGCGCGACCGCATCTGCGGGGAGTTCGAGACCATCGAGCGTGAAGCCGGCTCCGATGCCTCATTCGACTATGCCGAATGGGCGCGGGAGGAAGAGGGCAACGACAATCCCGGCGGCGGCGTGCGCGGGGTGATGAAAGGCAAGGTGTTCGAAAAGGTCGGCGTCAACGTCTCGACCGTGCACGGAAATTTCTCGCCCGAGTTCGCCGGGCAGGTGAATGGCGCCAGCGCCGATAATCCGGGCTTCACCGCCACCGGAATCAGCCTGGTTGCCCACATGGCCAACCCGCACGTGCCCGCCGTGCACATGAACACGCGCTTCCTGACCACCGGCAAGTCGTGGTTCGGCGGCGGTGCGGACCTCAATCCGCCGATCCCCTATGCCGAGGACACGGAGGCCTTCCACGCCCGCCTGCGCGCGGCCTGCGCGGCCCACAACCCGACCTATTACGAGCGGTTCAGGAAGTGGGCGGACGACTATTTCTACATTCCCCACCGCGGCGTGCACCGCGGGGTGGGCGGGATTTTCTACGACCACCTGGAATGCGACGACGCGGCCGCGTTCGAGCGCAATCTGGCTTTCACGAAGGATGTCGGCGAGGCGTTCCTCGACATCTATCCCCAGCTCGTGCGCGGGCGCATGGCAGCCAGCTTCGACGAGGCGGACAAGCGCCGGCAGCTGGAATGGCGCGGCCGCTATGCCGAATTCAACCTGGTCTACGACCGGGGAACCCTGTTCGGCCTCAAGACCGGCGGCAATATCGACGCCATCCTGATGAGCCTGCCGCCCGAAGCCAGCTGGAACTAG
- a CDS encoding M1 family metallopeptidase, giving the protein MRPIFTLPLAALLLTGTACTTMPMDTVTNVGEPNMVAPILTSADAVDSSSYAQPQVARVTHVALDLALDFAGKSLGGTAVLDIAARDEAEAIVLDSNGLRIDLVTDGAGNALDYEIGAMVAEGGKGAPLTIRMGDARQVRIAYRAAENAEALQWLSPAQTAGGEHPYLFSQGQAILNRTWIPTQDSPGIRQTWEARITAPKPLTVVMSGIAQGAPEDLGNGRRAFRFEMDKSVPPYLIAIAAGDIEFRALSDRTGVWSEPSMLDAAAAEVADTERMVVAAEKLYGPYRWGRYDMIVLPPAFPYGGMENPVMTFLTPTFIAGDKSLNGLVAHELAHSWSGNLVTNAVWADSWLNEGVTSYFENRILEELYGKERAEQEAALAFANIEDTLAEVGNAPGTALYQPENVDPVGSAIIYDKGAYFLRTVESIVGRERFDAWLESWFDRHAFEPATSAMMLADIRANLVRGDAALEERLMLDEWVYGPGLPGNVARPAADAFAEVDAAVAAYPASGPVASARWASWNSAERQRYLRGLPQEIDAAGLARMDRSLGLTQGTNNEELFLWLNLALANRYDAVVPRTETFLANVGRRKFVAPLFATLMGEGEWGQPIARRIYARTRPSYHAVTTGTVDRIVNGS; this is encoded by the coding sequence ATGCGCCCCATTTTTACCTTGCCGCTTGCAGCCCTGCTCCTGACCGGCACCGCTTGCACCACGATGCCGATGGACACGGTGACGAATGTGGGCGAGCCGAACATGGTCGCGCCGATTCTGACGAGCGCGGACGCGGTCGATAGCTCAAGCTACGCGCAGCCGCAGGTCGCCCGTGTGACCCACGTCGCGCTCGACCTCGCGCTCGATTTCGCGGGCAAGTCGCTCGGCGGTACGGCCGTGCTCGACATCGCTGCGCGCGATGAAGCGGAAGCTATCGTGCTCGACAGCAACGGGCTGCGGATCGACTTGGTCACCGACGGGGCGGGCAACGCGCTCGATTACGAGATCGGCGCGATGGTCGCCGAAGGGGGCAAGGGCGCGCCGCTGACCATCCGCATGGGCGACGCGCGCCAGGTCCGCATCGCCTATCGCGCGGCGGAGAATGCCGAGGCGCTGCAATGGCTGAGCCCGGCGCAGACAGCGGGCGGGGAGCATCCCTATCTCTTCAGCCAGGGCCAGGCGATCCTCAACCGCACCTGGATCCCGACGCAGGACAGCCCCGGCATCCGGCAGACGTGGGAAGCGCGCATCACTGCGCCCAAGCCCCTGACCGTGGTGATGAGCGGGATCGCGCAAGGCGCGCCAGAGGACCTTGGCAACGGCCGCCGCGCTTTCCGCTTCGAAATGGACAAGTCGGTCCCGCCCTATCTCATCGCGATCGCCGCTGGCGACATCGAATTCCGCGCGCTGAGCGACCGTACGGGTGTGTGGTCCGAACCCTCCATGCTCGATGCCGCAGCCGCCGAAGTCGCCGATACGGAACGCATGGTCGTGGCGGCGGAGAAGCTTTACGGCCCCTATCGCTGGGGCCGCTACGACATGATCGTCCTGCCGCCGGCCTTCCCCTATGGCGGGATGGAAAACCCGGTGATGACCTTCCTGACGCCGACCTTCATCGCCGGCGACAAGAGCCTCAACGGCCTCGTCGCGCACGAACTGGCGCACAGCTGGTCGGGCAACCTCGTCACCAATGCCGTGTGGGCCGACAGCTGGCTGAACGAAGGCGTGACCAGCTATTTCGAGAACCGCATTCTCGAAGAACTCTACGGCAAGGAGCGCGCCGAACAGGAAGCCGCGCTCGCCTTCGCCAATATCGAGGACACGCTGGCCGAAGTCGGCAATGCGCCGGGCACGGCGCTCTACCAGCCGGAGAACGTCGACCCGGTCGGCAGCGCGATCATCTATGACAAGGGCGCCTATTTCCTTCGCACGGTGGAAAGCATCGTCGGGCGCGAGCGGTTCGACGCATGGCTGGAAAGCTGGTTCGACCGCCATGCGTTCGAGCCCGCGACCAGTGCGATGATGCTGGCCGATATCCGCGCCAACCTGGTGCGGGGCGATGCGGCGCTGGAAGAGCGGCTGATGCTGGACGAATGGGTCTACGGCCCCGGCCTGCCGGGCAACGTCGCCCGCCCCGCGGCGGATGCCTTTGCCGAAGTGGATGCGGCGGTTGCCGCCTATCCGGCGAGCGGACCCGTCGCGTCGGCACGCTGGGCGAGCTGGAATTCGGCAGAGAGGCAGCGTTACCTGCGCGGCCTGCCGCAGGAAATCGACGCTGCAGGGCTGGCCCGGATGGACCGGTCGCTGGGCCTGACCCAGGGCACGAACAACGAAGAGCTTTTCCTGTGGCTCAACCTTGCGCTCGCCAATCGCTATGACGCCGTCGTGCCGCGGACGGAGACGTTCCTCGCCAATGTCGGCCGGCGCAAGTTCGTGGCCCCGCTGTTCGCCACTCTGATGGGCGAAGGCGAATGGGGCCAGCCGATCGCGCGGCGGATCTATGCCCGGACCCGGCCCAGCTACCACGCGGTAACCACCGGCACCGTGGACCGGATCGTGAACGGCAGCTAG